TGTTAAAACTAGAACAAAATCAGGAGTTAATGAAACAAACTTCCTTGGAGAATTTCAAGTATGGATTGGAATTAGTGGTGGCCTCTggaaaacaaatgagattgagCAAGACATGAGTTGAAGTTGGGGTCGAATGACTGGTATTAACAGTCACtctcattttataatttctaagtTATAAGGGAAATCGACCATTGGCTTGGGATCTCTAGCTGTTTAATTTGATGTTTTGATGTTAAGCTTAGACGGTAAAATGGTAACCCCCCGCCCCCTTGTTCCTAACTGAAGCTTCTCTGCTGGTTTTCCAGAGGGGTGATGGAGAAGTCCTTCCTGGAGTATTATGACTTCTATGAGGTGGCCTGCAAAGATCGCCTGCACCTTCAAGGCCAGACTATGCAGGTAATGTAGCCCCTGCTCTTGACTCCAAAGACCTTCCAGCAGACCGTGTGAAGGCCCCTCCCCCCAAGGGTGACATCCTCATCTCTCCTAGAACTCAGAGCCAAAaggaagctggttcagctgagtagctgaggcccagagagtagACTGACTTGCATAAAGCCATATGGAGTTTGTTCTAAGTCCCTGGCGTAAAGTAGGTACTCATGAGTAGAATCTGAATCATCCTTTCTGGCCTGGAACTCTTCCCTTCTTGGTCCATAGTCTTCAAACCAAGAACATTCAGCTCTCTCAGAATCTTAAGGATTATAACAGTCATCTCTTGAAATTCCATCCCTAGCTCTGAGGGGAACTAAGAGATAGAAGGCTTAGAGAAGTTTTGTATATGTAGTGTTATATGTTAAAAGATTTCTCTTATAGGATGGTAACCAGTTTATTCATTCTCTGCCTCTACTGGGGAAATGTGCTTCTGCTTCCAATAAGAATGCAGAACTTCAGTcttgtgtttttttgtgggtttttttaaatttttatttatttgtttattcattttagagaggagagggagaggagagacagagagaggagagagaagggggggaggagctggaagcaccaactcccatatgtgccttgaccaggcaagcccagggtttcgaaccggcaacctcagcatttccaggtcgacgctttatccactgcgccaccacaggtcaggccatcagtCTTGTTTTAAAGAGAGGTTCTTATTAAACCAAATTTCAAATAGGTTCCTATATAAAAAACCTCACTGGCAAGAAGGTGAGAACCCTTAGACTTGAAGAACACgttattgtgtctttttattttttaattaattaatggtGGTCTTGCTTAGAAATATGGTGAGTTGGGTAAGTGACTAAGACCTCTTAAGGTGCTCTCCAGCTCTTCTTGGgttcttcctgcccctccccccagcaccaTCAGGAATAGGAGTTGCTTAGAAATGTTAGTTTCCCTATCCCTCCTTCAAGGAATTCCCACCCACCTGCCACATTTAAATTCAAAAGGCAAGGCCAGCTCAGAGTGTATCAAAGATGAAGCAGGCAGTGGTTTGTTCCCCATCAGGGATTCTCATTGCTGGTATCCTGCGGCATTTCCAATGTTCAGTCTATTAAGGAAAAACAACTCGTggtaagggaaggaaagggaggagcagcatctggggaggagagcagggaaaaTGGAGCCAATGATGAAAGAAGGAAGACTTGGAAAATTTGTAGCTCCAGGGTAAGTGGAAATGTAAACCTCGTAAGTGAAAAATGTGTGCTATAGTCACAGTGACTGTGTAACTTGCGTCCactggtccccaatcttttttttttttttttgtatttttctgaagctggaaatggggagagacagtcagacagactcccgcatgtgcccgaccgggatctacccggcacactcaccaggggcgacgctctgcccaccagggggcgatgctctgcccctccggggcgtcgctctgccacgaccagagccactgtagcgcctggggcacaggccaaggtgccatccccagcgcccgggccatctttgctccaatggagccttggctgcgggaggggaagagagagacagagaggaagggggggtggtggagaagcaaatgggcgcttctcctatgtgccctggccgggaattgaacccgggtccctcgcacgccaggccgacgctctaccactgagccaaccggccagggctggtcccCAATCTTGAAGGTAATATGTAGGCAGTTGTGTAGGAGTTTATGTGGGAGCAGACAGATTGTGAGAATGAAAAATCATATGCCTTTTTGTGACTGCCAGTGAAAGGTCTCCACGTGTTTGAACCCTGGCCATACTACTTGGCTGCTGTATTCcctaagtaatattttattttattttattatttttacagagacacaaagagagggatagatagggacagacagacagaaacgaagagaggtgagaagcatcaatcatcagtttttcaatgcgacaccttagttgttcattgattgctttctcatatgtgcctcgaccgtggggctacagcagaccgattaaccccttgttcaagccagcgaccataggtccaagctggtgagctttgctcaaaccagatgagcccgcactcaagctggtgacctcagggtctcgaacctgagtcttccacatcccagtccatcgctttatccactgcactactgcctggtcaggccctaagtaacattttaaattcctttttttatatctCTACCCCAAGCATAGTTATTTTTGGACTTTAAGGACAGTGTGTAAtgtttggagggttttttttaagattttatttattgattttacagaataaggagatggggagcaagaagtgtctattcatagttgcttcactttagttgttcatgattgcttgttgtatgtgtcttaaccaggcaagcccagggtttcgaaccagcaaccttagcgttccaggtcaatgctttaaccctgcgccaccacagggcaaaCATGTTTGGAGACCTTTGATCTAGAATGACGAGGACTAGGATCAAGGGTAGGTGGTCATGGCATGATACCCAGAAACCTGGACAGGAATAGGGTGATTGGTCCCTAGGGAAAAAAAGTACAGGTGCTTATCAAGAAGTCAGaactgcctgaccgggcggtggcacagtggatagagcgtcagactgaaatgcggaggacccaggttcgagactgcgaggtcgccagcttgagtgcaggctcatctggtttgagcaaagctcaccaacttggacccaaggtcgctggcttgagcaaggggttactcggtctgctgaaggcccgcggtcaaggcacatatgagaaagcaatcaatgaacaactaaggtgtcacaaggaaaaactgatgattgatgcttctcatctctctccgtccctgtctatcccactctctctctgtaaaaaaaaaaaaaaagcctgaccaggccgtggcgcagtggaaagagcgtcgaactgggatgcagaggacccaggtttgagacctcgaggtcgccagcttgagcgtgggctcatctggtttgagcaaaagcccaccagcttggacccaaggtcgctggctccaacaaggggttactcggtctgctgaaagcccgcagtcaaggcatatgtgagaaagcaatcaatgaacaactaaggtctcacaaggaaaaactgatgattgatgcttctcatctctcttcgttcctgtctgctgtctgtctctgtctatccctctctctgactctctctctgtccctgtaaaaaaacaaattaccTGGCCCTGGCAGGACAGTTCAGTTGGATAGGAGCATtgccctgatacaccaaggttgtgggtttgattcccggtcagggcacatacaagaatcaaccaatgaatgcataaatatccctctacccctctcccttcctctctaaaattaattttttttttaaatgccttttttttttgcctggcctgtggtggtacagtggagcATGAGTGTCAGCATGGAGCACTGAGGACTCCAGTTCACAACTCTGGGCTttcctaatcaaggcacatatgggagttgatgctgcctgttcctccccattctctctttctctcctctctaaaaaatgaattaaaaaaaatggtctaggcctgacctgtggtggcacagtggataaagcgtcgacctggaaatgctgaggtcgccggttaaaaaccctgggcttgcctggttaaggcacatatgggagttgatgcttctagctcctccccccttctctctctctgtctttctctcctctctctccctctctgtctctcgccctctctctctctcctctctaaaaatgaataaataaataaaaacattaaaaaaaaaaaaatggtctaccggaaagttctgtccgtttttggaataaaacgaaatacaaatttttcttactgtcaataaactttattaaataatataattgccattattattaatgatttcttgccagcgtgagggcaatttgtatatcccatttttgaaaaatgttttatcttttgatgccaaaaattgaaccagtacttgtttgatatcttcttcatttttgaattttttgcccttcaaaaaattttgtgcctgacctgtggtggcgcagtggataaagcatcgatctggaatgctgaggtcgctgattcgaaaccctgggcttacctggtcaaggcacatatgggagttgatgcttcctgctcctcccctcttccctccctctctctctctctctctctctctcctccttctctcctctctaaaatgaataaaatcttaaaaaaataataaataaacaaaaaattttgtaaggacaaaaacaagtgatagagggtgctaagtctggggaatatggtggatgtgacagacatgcttctgtagcatttcttccttgttgaaatttgtaaaaattacagtggcgtaaatgaactttatcagtagccatgggtacactatcacttcacacataagactaacgtggcctgaccaggtggtggcgcagtggatagagcatcggattgggatgtgaaggacccaggttcgagaccctgaggtcgcccacTTGAGCaccggttcatctggtttgaacaaagctcaccagcttggacctgaggttgctggctcaagcaaggggttacttggtctgctgaaggccctccggtcaaggcacatatgagaaagcaatcaatgaacaactaaggtatcacaacaaaaaaactgatgattgatgcttctcatctctctccattcctgtctgtccctctctcttactctgtctctgtaaataaataaataaatatcttaaaaagaaagactaacgtgaatcaactttgttttagttaatttgctacatcagtatgtatacattaagtgataaaaatagagaggcacacatgtgccaaataaacgtgcttacgtgtcgaaacttgtgatagaaacagacagaactttccggtagacctacaaaaaatatatatatatatttttttggtgatagaagacaggaaaggagagagatgagaagcatcagttcttcattgtggcaccttagttgttcattgattgctttctcatatgtgccttgaccaggggtctacagcagagcgagtgaccccttgctcaagccagtgaccttgagcttcatgccagcaaactttgggctcaagccagcgaccataggtcatgtctatgatcccatgctcaagccagcaaccccacactcaagctggtgagcccacactcaagctggcaaccttggaattttgaacctgggtcttccgcatctcaatccaacactcttatctactgcgccaccgcctggtcaggcaaaataaaatctaaaaaaagggggggaaaatgcCCTTTTTGACTCTGGCCAGTATCTCAGTGGAtcgaacgttggcctggcgtatggatgtcccaggttcagttcttgGTCAGGacatgcaggagaagcaaccacctgcccctccccctcgtttccctcccacagccagtggctcgattgttcACCAGTGACTCCAttgttcaagcatggccctgggtactgaggttAGCTCCATCTGAGCGTaacagcttcaggtgctaaaaatggctcaataCTCAATCAttgtccccagatggggttgccaggtggatcccagtcagggtgcatgtgggagtctgcctcactatctccctttctcttaactacaaaaaaaaaacaaaaaacctttttgAGTACAGTTAGGTCCTCACTTAATGTTGAGTTCTTGAAACTGCTACAAAACAACCTACTGTATAACAAAACCAAGTTTACCATAGGCTAATGGATAAAAACAGGAGTTAAGTTCCTAGGCATCTCATCATTGTTATAACAAAGACATTAAACCAAAGCATTGTCACTCAAGGACCTGCTATATAGAGAATGAAGGATAATTTTCCCCTCCTATGATTTTGAGGTTAAATGAAAACAGGCACAGTTATTACAGCTCTGATCTTgaatttctcttccccttttatcTTGCCTTTAGTGTTCTACCTTCTGTATATTGGCTTGTTTTTGAGGAATGCAAACACATTTGAATGTTGGCCTAAGCCAGACCGTTTGGGGCAGTAAATGTGCCATAATATTCCTGAACACAGATAATGTAGTCAGCTGCTCAGAGCTGTCTATGCTGTGTCCTTCTCTGTTCCTATTGACTCAAAAGTTGAGCATGGGTTTCGTATGGGCCCAAAGCTGCTATCTCTAGGGTGAGCCATCCAGACTTGCATGTTCCATCCTCCTGTCTCCTTTCGCCCACAGGACCCTTTTGGAGAGAAGCGGGGCCACTTTGACTACCAGTCCCTCTTGATGCGCCTGGGACTGATTCGTCagaaagtgctggagaggctCCATAATGAGAACGCCGAAATGGACTCTGACAGCAGCTCTTCTGGGACAGAGACAGACCTGCACGGGAGCCTGAGGGTTTAGACCCTGCTCCCCTGTCCCTTCCCCCCACTCGAGAGTCCCAGCAGAGTTCCTTTCCCTACCCCAGGGATGGAGAGGCACTGTGTATCTCCCTCCAACGTGACGTCATCCTGCAAGATGGCAGGAACCAAGCAAGCTTGGATCCCAGGGTGTGGGAGTGGGGAAGCTGTTCCCAATCTGACCTCCTTGGTTCTCGAGCATCTGGGGCTCTGTTCATCCTATATCAGGGGCCAAGGTACCTATGCAGGAGCACCTAGGGCGAGGGCCtctggcaaaaacaaaacaaccaacacACCTCTCCACAGGGCCAGCTCCTTACGGATAGGTGGGAGACAGAACTTGCAGTTCCAAGAGGGAGTATGCCCAAGTGATTTACGGGGTATCTGGAAGGGAGCTTGGGGTGGAGGGCTGTCTGTGACACTTGAGCAGTCTGGGTGGTTGTCTGTCTTGTCTGTCTTCAGTCTTGAAGCAGGGCTTCCCAATGCCCTTTTCCTCCTTGCCTCTGCCTCCACTATTTCCCATGGGCCAGCGTAATTTTGTTTTCCCTATTTATAGTCACTGTTCTAGACAGACCAAAGAGAAGGAACAGTGGTGGGATCTAGGCTGCTGATAAGTTAGCTTTATCTAGCACCTGAGCACCTTTCTCTCCTGTCGCCCATTCCCTCAGCCCTTTCTAGATTTCAGACAGAAGGTAAATGTAATGGGGCTGAACTGAGGTCTTGGCAAAGCCTGCACAGATACCACAGAAAGCTGAAAATGCGGGGTTCCCCCCCAAATAATTGATTTGAAGTCCCCAGCTCAGGCAGCTGCTGGGTTTATGGGATTAGAGCCACTGCATAAAATAGTCTGTTACAGATTTTCATAAATACTATTCAGAATGAGGGGTATTTCTcttgggtggggtgaggggggaggCTGATGCTAGTCCTATTGTATTTTGTTTGGCTGTCCTTGTGTATTTCACCCCAGCTTGTAGTCCCCCTTCCTCACTTCAAGGTGCAGGGACTAGTGGGAAGCAAGGGTAGCCAATGATAGGAGATTGGGGCTGGAGCTATGGaggttccttcccttctctccccttgcccttccccctcccatgtGCTCTGTCACTGGCTCTGATGGGTGTCCGCCTGGCTGTGTTGCTTATCTGTATTTAGCTGCAGTGATCCtttagctggttggctcagaaaaATATGCTTTAGGTGCCCTGTGATACTGGGCATCGAGGGAATCCATCCTCCCCCTTTTTGATGTGTTCTCCCTGTGTTACCCAGATTCTTATGGCTCCCAGTAGGGTCTTGGTGATCTGTGTGACAgcccctgcccccccctcccTGTCAGTATCCAGCCACATGCAAGGGAGAGGATAACTTGTATCTGCTCTGCCAGCTGCTATGGAGGCCTCTGCCATGTGGATCATGGGACTTCCTCGGGAGAGTTGGGAAGGGGGTAGGACACAAAGGATAATGTCCTGCTTGGGAGGGCAGGAAGCAAAGAAACTGGACAGGAAGTGGGTCTGGGGAATGGAAGTTTATCTTGGCTATCTAAAGGCTGAGTCTTCACAGGGAGACAAAAAGGCACCTTGCTTCCAATTTCCCTCTTCCATTCTGGGAGCTAGTACAGGGCTTAGAATGCCCTTGGTCTGTTGGTCCAGTGTTCTGTCATCCATTTAAGTGTTCCCACTTCAAGTGACAATCCTCTCCTTGGCCCTGCCATGGGCAGAGCATGTCTGGCATACTGGCCTGACTTTTACGCCCTAATCTTGAGTTGAGGAAATATATGCACAGGAGTCAAAGAGATGTCTTTATATCTGATTGTACATAAacgaagttttttttttcctttttggtgcaATAGTTTGTTTGGCAGGAGGAGGCGCCTATGGGTGTGGGAGGGCTTGTGCAAAGGAAGAATGGGATATTGATGACGACACATCTTGCCTAGGCCAGAAACTGACAGAAAGTAAGTGCTCAGTGTATTGTCTGAAGCTAAAAGCCAGTTACATGTGGGTAGGGACAGGACTACTGGTAACAAGTTTCCCACCAACCAGAAAGAGGGTCTTTTATTGAGGCGGTAGCTCTGGCAGTCAAGGAGAGGAATGCCATCCTAGTCACAGTTGCTTCCAAAGAAATACCTGTTCAGAAGCTGGAAAGGGAGCATGGCCTACATGAACAGAGGTAAAGATGTGCTTAGGCTCTATCCTCTGCTAAGGGAAGTATGTCTTAGTATGGATAACCCATTGGGCTTTGTTTTCTGTACTAGACCAGCCCTTAGGAATTTAGCATTCAGATTGAAAACTGCTTTAAGCCTTCCTGCTGAATAGCCACCTTTCCTACTGCTATTGAAGGCCCTTGCTTTCTGGCACAGAGGCTTTTACTCTTGACCTTATGTGCAGGAAGGACACATCCTGCCAACCTGTGCCGCGCAAGGTGTGCACTCGGGTTAGTGGATCTAGGATCTAAACTTAGGCTCTGCTTCCGAGTGCTGGCAAATTAAGATTCCTTACCTGCAAAGTTAAGGATACCTACTTTTTTGTaaggtggttgtgaggattaagaggTATATATAGAAATGGTCACAGGGTAGGTGTTAATTGATTTACCTTCCCATCACTAAGGCTGGAAGGACCTAGTGATCAATTCAGGAAGAAAGCTAGTAGGGAATTTGAGCAACAATATTCACGATTGGTGAGTTCCTTTAAATTCCATTGTTTTCTTCCTCTAACCATTTAACATTAACCTCTATTTCTTTCACACTCATAGCTGAGTCTGTCATAACCTGGGACCTCTACAAGAGGAAGCTGGAAGAGTGAATATAATTTACTAGCCCATTAGGATCTGCTCATTTGAAATACACGTTTTATAAGGAAGAGGTTTGAATTAACAGAGGCTATAATTTATGTCTCAGGGCTACAAAGAGACCAGACTGTCCAGCCAGAGACAGACGGCCTTTGTTCTAGGCCAAGCTCTACCGTGGACTTGTAGATGACCTGTGCAAGTCATTTTACGTGCTCGCTGTTACCTGTGTTACTCAGGTTATCCTTACTGGATAAATGAGGTTTTCTCCAATAAAGATGCAATGTGaaggcactttaaaaaaataaaatgagtgaagaatattgggggaagaaaaaaaacttggaaccttttttttgtgttttttttttttaaacaaaattgtcCAGATTTTATTCACCAACAggtcctccctcttctccctgcctGTTGCGGTGCCtccttccacacgcccagagtcAGGGGAGGGCTTCCCTGGCCTCCTCAGCTGTAATTTCCTGGGAGTAGAGGTCAGTGAAGAGAGCGGGCAGCCAGTAGTGGGCCTCCCCTGGGGCCTGCAGGTCGAGCCAGGCCAGCCCTTCCTTCAGCAGATGTTcctggaggggaaaggaagagtcACTGGAGAAGGGGAGTTTGCACAAACACAGTAGATAACCCCAGTGCTCTTCTGGCTTCTGTGAGGTGTTCAGATTAAAACTACATGAGTGCCTTCACACATTTACACAACCACACTGCAATGATCTGTTTGGCCTTGACCTTTGCTTGAGATGTGATTAATGCCACCAAGTCACTTAACCTGTGCTGCTGGGAAAGGGTAAAGACAGAGTGGGATGTAGGACTACAGAAGCATTTGCTATGTGTCCTTGAAGCTAATCACTGACTTCTAATCCCTGAAGCAAAATGGAGATCACCATCTTTCAGTTAACTTTCTGGGTAACAGATGTGGGTCAACCTTTTTGGAGAAGTTAATGCAAGGAAAAAGGTATTAAAAACCTACATTTCCATGCTACTTACTCCTTCACAACATCAACCTTTCATTAGCACCATGAACTTTGTATATATACAACTATAACTATATGCAATAGTATATAATTATAGCTATATATGCAATAGGTTATAATTTAGATATGTAATTATCGTAAGTTAATTTCCTTCACCCTGAACTGTTACTTCCAGTATAAACTACATTAACCATCTGACCAAGTTCTAAAAGGTCAGGAGAGAGCAGGTGCCACTGATCCCTCAGTCACGGCAGCAGCCTGGGTTTCCACACATGTCCAGGTTACAAGCCTGCCTTTGTGCCGCCTTCAGAGAAATGCTGGGGTTACCTCTAGTGTGAAAGCAGTGGCCTTTAAGGCAAGAGACCAGCAGAACAAAGGCTGCAACTCCTGTCTGTGTAGTTCCtgactccccacctcctcccacctGAGCTCATCTTTTTGGGGCCATTCCAAAAGTCACATACCAGCACTTGCCGAGCTCGCTCTGTCTCCCATTTAAGACTGGCTTTGATATCACTGACAGTCACGTAGCCATTTTTCTGAAGGAAGGAGGAATGGGGATGAGTCAGTTAAGAGTGTGCTTTCTCTTAGAAACCAGGACTTGCCCAGGGACAGTGATTTATCCAGACTAGAGAAAACTGGGCAAAGAAAGCCTAAGTATAGAAAAAGAATGTTTAGAGGTCCCaacagaagagagggagggaggggtgactTCAGGCGACAGGTTGACTGgttcagtcttctttttttcttaatgtttattttattgattttagagggaggagggagtgagagggagacGAACATTGATCCATTCCCGTATGTGCcggactggggactgaaccagcagccactgctccaggacgatgctctcactgagccatccggccagggcttgactGGTTCAGTCTTAAAGAGTCCCTGgcactaaaatattaatttttactttctcaGAGAATTCTGGAGTGTGACAAGGGAAGATCCATAATGATTaatcaataggaaaaaatagTGATAATCATTAACTTCATAATCTAAAATATTCCCCAATGAAGAAAAACCTGTCTCTTACTTAGTTTTGTGCTACattacagaattaagaaaactgaACATGTCTTCCCTAAACACATGGTAAGGGTGTGGGGGGTGGCACATACTGAAGGCATGCTGAGGATCGGGGGACAGCAAACAAGATTAAATGTTTTCAAGAATCCATAAAGTAGTTTTAAGACATCCCAGAATCTGTCTACCAAGGAAATACAGTTAGTTGTCTGCATGTCTGTCTACtccactagactgtaagctccttgaGAGCAGGAACTACGTGGTACCCATCTTTATATGGCCCACAGCCTAGGCCAGTGCTTTGCACTGTTACTGCTCAATAAATTTCTGCTAAATAAGCACAGGTCTGAGTAGTGCATCCATTAGACAGTTTCAGCAGAGACGAGTGACCGAGAGATGACCAGAGGTGCTCCAGAACCCTTCCCAGGCCGTCCCTACCATgcgcacatgtgtgcacacacactcagaagGCACACCAGTACCTCTGCCAACTGCAGCACCACAGTGTGATCCATGTTGAGCTCAGCTGGAACAGACTGAATGAGGTAAGTGCCGCCGACAGGGATGATGCCGAAGCCAGTGCCAAGTGCCTTTAGTTTCTTGATGGCCCTGATCAGGTCGTCTCTGAGGTGAGGGACAGCTGTTCAAATACCCTTGGCAGGGCAGAGCTAGCAACAATGCAGCTTCCGCTGTGCCCTGAGTAGAAGACCCTGCAAGAAGACTCAAAAGGCTGTACAACAGTTAACTAGGTCAGTAAAAGGAGGGTTAAAGGGCACCAATCGTGCTGGGATATTCAAGGGAGATGGTCAGGCTCTCCACGCAGCAAACCATTTCAACACTGGACAGAGGTAAAACCATACCTGCAGGAATCCATCGGGAAAAGTGAATGAATAAGCTGACCATGAGACAACAGAGAGTACACTGAACTATGGAAAAATAGAGAATGCTTATCCATTTTAAGGGGGACAACCCAAAGCGGATTATTGCCATTTGAAAATTCAGGCCCAGTATTAACAGGTTTTCTGATATCTTAGTTGACAACTAACtcaaattaggaaaaaagaaaacctacaaaACAAGGTGTAACCACACATACAGCCCACCTACTGACAGCCTTTTTACCTCGTCTCAAATTGGAGGCACACATAGGGGCTGCGAACCAGGTCAATTTAACCACACCCCGTCTTCCGACCCTAACCCCCTTCCCTagcccctctctctgcctgctcTATGCTCCTTAATCTCAAGAGTATATGGAGACCAAAACTACATAcatttgtatgaaaaaaatacttagaagaaTTATGCCAAACTGTTTAACAGTTGTAATCTCTCAGTTGAGAAATAAtgggtggtttttgttttttatctctgtattttgagttttctaaaataaaaacttttttatgatCATAATGAGGAATAAAAATGATTCTTAAACTATCTTAACATATGAGCAGTAAAGAGAAAAGATATCCATCTGACTTTTAAAGACCTTTCTCTACTCCACGGTGTTGGAAGTTAAGACCTACTGGCTGACATCCTGGGCGAATTTGCCCCTTCCTTTTAACACCTGTTGATGTAGTTCCTCCAGAGTTATCAGACCTATTGGAGAAGGGGGACAGAAAGCAGATAAAGGGTTACCTTTATGGCTAAAAAAACAAAGTCAGCATCACCTTTGAAAAATTATCAATACTCTCTTGACATCAGTGCCATGTCTATTTATAATCAATGGTTTTAGGTTTTTCCTTTCTTCAAAACAAACCATTTAATGTGCTTCTTAAGATGACACTACCGGAGCAAAGTGGCCCGGGCgctcgggatggctccttggcctctgccccaggcgctagaatggctctggacacaacagagtgacgccccagagggtcaaagcatcgccccctggtgggcatgccgggtggatcccggtagggcgcatgcaggagtctgtctgactgcctccccatt
The DNA window shown above is from Saccopteryx bilineata isolate mSacBil1 chromosome 2, mSacBil1_pri_phased_curated, whole genome shotgun sequence and carries:
- the SNF8 gene encoding vacuolar-sorting protein SNF8, translated to MHRRGVGAGAIAKKKLAEAKYKERGTVLAEDQLAQMSKQLDMFRTNLEEFASKHKQEIRKNPEFRVQFQDMCATIGVDPLASGKGFWSEMLGVGDFYYELGVQIIEVCLALKHRNGGLITLEELHQQVLKGRGKFAQDVSQDDLIRAIKKLKALGTGFGIIPVGGTYLIQSVPAELNMDHTVVLQLAEKNGYVTVSDIKASLKWETERARQVLEHLLKEGLAWLDLQAPGEAHYWLPALFTDLYSQEITAEEAREALP